The nucleotide sequence TTAGAAACAATTAAATCCGTACTTAAGTGGAACTATAACGTGAGACCTCATGGATGCTGCTGTtagaaagtaaaaaattaaaaacggGGAGCCTTATCCTTGAGagcatttatttcttaaaaaaaagtttgagaAGCGACAAAATGGCCCTAAAAAAACTCACATAGGTGAAAGAAACTATAACAAGATGAATCATAGATAAATTGCTTCcgttttcatgaaataagaaaaaattgttGATAAGGAGAAAAACCTCAACTATACGAGTTGATCAACGTAAATGGTAGAATTACTGAAAGTACTCAATGTATTATGTAGTAATAGTACAAGGCATGGTTTCTAATAATTCGTTTGTAAAATCTATTAGGGGCAGATATTAAACGTACAAGTTTGAAGTTAAAAGGGTCCTAATTACCATGAGGAAGGAATCAAAATATTGCCAATAGGTGGGCAACCGCATATCctttgtaaaaataaataacttccccccccccccccttcccccccccccccccccccaacaaaaaaaaaaacacacacacatctcAATTCATTGACGACTTTCATTTCTTGTATAATGCCATGTTTGGATTATGTTGGATCTAAACTAACTAGCCGCCACTATGTTCTAATTTAGTTGTCAGCCATCTTGAAATTTTGAGTTTTGTTTATTATCTTCTTATGGTCCTGTCTCAATATCTTGCAACAGAATCCAGCTGAAAATGACTCTTGTTATTTATCACTAAGTTAAGATGATAGTTTATACAAATTGATCTAATTGACATGGATTTTGAAATGTCATGAAATATTGTGATTCCCACACTATATTTTTCTAGTTTCTATTAACTGATAACTAGGCATATTTAGACTTCTGGGAACAGTATGCCACAGACACTTCTAAACAATAAGaataaaaagtttgttttgCATTACCATCTCTGAGAACACCTTTATCCAACTTCAGCATGATGCAAATAAACCATATCATTTAGTTCACTTATGGCTTCAAACAGAAACTAAAGCCATTTAGTTAGAAAAATTCTACTCACTGTCCTTATCCAAACAATTAGAGCATCAGTACGCAAAATTTTCCAGCAAAGGAACCATCAAACGAGGTCTTTTATACTGAGAAACGAGACATTGGTCTCGCTGGATGCAAGTGTACACAACAAAACTTATGAGCAATTTTACAAGGACGGGAATAGCAAAAAGAATAGTGTTCTTGTAATAAAACAACAGACTACTCCTCTCACCTTGTGGTTTTCTCTATCCACTTGTACTTACATCTCTTTCCTCAAAGCACTTCAGCACGTCCAAGAAGCTGATCGTTTGATTACGGGCTTCATTTGCCTGTCCTCTTCCAAGGCAATCATTCCCAAATGTGAAGGATCCTCCAGCAGCATCTTTGCTACAAGATATCCCGCGATTGACCATGTCTGATACTTCCTCGCTTGTTTACCAATATATCTTCCTACTTTACCATCATAATATTCAGGCCAAACATCCTTAGATAAGCGGCTCTCAGCAAGATCTATTGCTCGTCTTGCAATTTGTGGTCGTCCCGTCTTAATGCAGGCTGCCGTTAGCAACCACAAAAGCACTGCATTTAAGATATCAATTAGACATTGCATTAGAGAGCACGACATGAAACTTCAAGCAATAGCCTATGCATCACATTTCTTTTTAGCCAGCACACAGAAGCAATATAGATGCTTCATTTTCTTGCATTTCTAGGGAACAATTCTATGAAAAGTGGGTTcgcaaattatttttcaaacatCTGTTCTACTAGTAAAGCTACAACATAGTTCTTTTAACACAACATGAAGTCCTGTAATTAAACTATAGATAATTACAGTCCAATACCTTTTGGTGATCTAATTTACAAAATAGCCAACAAATGTATAGATTATGaatattaagtataaatatacatataatatccatattgtatactcaaatatacatataatataaataatcagtgtatatgttttatatattttggctagcgACCGTAATTAATTTCGGCTGATGggtcaaaaatgaaaaaagcgCATTAAACTAAGTAATAATCATTTAAGTCATGCTCTACATTCCCATCTCTTACTTGACAAAGAAGTCATTCTCTACTAGATTGCGGGAGTTAATTATTATGAAATTCAGTAGCAAATCAAGTCAAGTGATGAAGGAAGATGGAAGAACCTGGCCAAGATCCACCATTATGGTAGCTCCACCTGGTATTCTTGGGATCATAACCAGTTATAAGTCGCCATTCATGATTTTCTAGTGCTGGATAAGATATTTTTAAGGGCATCTCTCCTACTAGCTCGTCCCAGCGTGCTTCTATGAGATCCATAATAGCCGAAGCTTGCTCTGGAGTAGCAAGGGAGGACAAGATGGCAATACAGTTTCCTAAAGCAAACCATCTGAAGTCCATCCTTGCAGGACTAACATTCCCAATAAAGTAACCACCACGCGTAGGCATAAATTCAAATACCCAATCTGGGATTGAATCAGGGATAACGTTGAACTTATTTACTGCAGTATGAGAATACTCTTCAGTTTTATAGCGGTATATGTCGTTCAATTGTTGGAAATCAAGCCAGAAATAACTTCTCATGTGATAACTCAAGGCATGTAGACGCTTCACTATTCTCTCAATAAATTCTTCCCCTTCGCTGTCGTTCTTCAACATTGCCAAAGCACTTCTCAATGCCATAAAGAAGAGTGCTTGGATCTCAATAGGATAACCATAGATTCCCTGAAAAATCAGCCCTCATAATTTGAAAATCCAATCATATATATTCAAGGACAAGTCGTTAGTCCATCTACAGTGCAAGCAATTACAAGCAACTTTGTATAGTCACAtcaaacttttttttagctGAGAAATCTTCTTTTCAAGCTTGGGAATTTAATTGATAATGGACCCGCCCCACCATCcttccctactaattggagtCACATCTATCATTTTCATCAGGATAAAAGCATTGACTGGAGGCTGGATAGAGATGTGTTGCAATTCAGTTCACATAAAATTTTCAGTCGAACATAGATCAATTAATCAACAATAAGCAAAAGACGATGCTTAGTATGTGCTTCAAAGCACTTCTAACGATGATCAAAACAGAATTCCTAAAAGTAAGAATTTCCGTGTATCTTCAAGTCATGTTGAACTTTAGGCTTTCAAGTCTAGTCTCTAGTGTTATAATCTGGATACACAATTACAAGGTAGTGTAAAAGagaattttatttcttgaacaTTTTGTTGAACACGGGGTAAACATGTATGAATAGAAGTAACATAAGCTATACCTatcgaaagaaagaaaagtagaAGAAGTTGTATGTCCTTGGTGGCTGAACCGAAGaagaaacaataaaaacaaCGGAAAAAAAAGGAAGCTGACACTTGACTAAAGGCAAaaacttgaaaagaaaaaggatctAGAAAGTCATCAGATAAGATTATATTTTAACACATGGTTTTGAGTTGCATTTTCATCACATTACCAAGGGAAAGAATATCGATCAGGTAAAAGATATAGACAGCATACTCCAGTTATCTCATAGATTTGCAACTTTAGCGACAACAAAAGGTAAAATAAGAAACAGTAAACAAGTattataaacataaaataaaaaggaatataAAAAGAAGCACAATAAACTATCTATGAAACTGCTTCAACATCCTTGGTAAACGACAAACACCAAAGCATACGACACAGGAAAGACTATAATTGGAAAAAAAGCAGCTTAAAAACAAAAGAGCGAAAGCCGCCAACCTACAGCAAAGAAATAGCGAGGAGCAGCGAAGCAGAGAATGTGCCCATTTGGTGGATAGTAAAGACAAGAATGTCAAAATTGATGACACGAGTTccaaatcattaaaaaaaactttaaaatatGACATGATTAAGTTAGTATGATCCAACAGCTGTCCTGTTCTAACTCAGGCTATGAATGCACCTAATTATGGTGCAAGCACTTTATAGAAAACATTAAAACACGTTGAAATAGAAAGTGGCACTTGCTTCATTATTATCTAAATCCGTATGTTTTCGACGACTAGATTAAGAATTCAGATACTACAACTATTACTACACGTCAAACCCAAGCAAGTTGGGAGAAAGTGTCAAAAGTGGGATTTGGACCGACTTTAGATAAAAGGTATTTATTTATTCTGTTCCCTCTTTCTTTCCCTATTGGCCTGGGGCGTTGGGAGGGATTACTGATTAAAAGCATCACAAGAACAGAAGAACATTGGCTATTTTTTTGGGTACATCCTAATAGATACCAAGTATCCAATTACAGCCATAAGTTGTATTATGTTACAATCACAGAAACAACCAATAATATATGCAAGCTAAGGCAATAAGATATCTTACCATTCTTCTATCAATCATTGAGCATCCATCAGCACAGAGCAAAGTAGGAAACGTATCAAATCCTTCAGACAAACATAAGCTCAATATAAGCATCATTCCCCTTTGGCACTCAGGAGTTTCAGCAAGACTGATGTCTCCGGTAGATTTAGTGTATGCACGGAGAAGAATTATCCACCAAAATCCAGAATCAACTGGAGCTACTCTTCCGATTGCACTCTCACCAAAATCTGCCATGATTGTATCTGTGTTACGAACTGGATCATGAAGAACCTTGAAACTAGCGGGCATAACCCCCTCCCCCAGCTTGAATCTATCTACTCTTTTCTCCCACCCTTGAAGCCGAAGTGTCTTCAACAGGAAATTCTTAACTATATCCGGCTCTCCATTCATCAGGAACGCCAGAGCACTAGGAACAAAATCTCTAACAAAAACCTACACATCCACCAAAACCGATACTTAAAAGATGCTACTAACATTAAAAATAACACATCCTGATCAAGCAAAATTGCTGAATGTGAATCTGAACTTTCATATCACTGTAGCTCGTTCCAAATAAACGCAGTTTCAGcaacaatatccaaaataaataaaaatggattCCAATTCTTTTGTCAAAAAGTAAGACCTGATTATAGTATTTAAAACCATATCTTATGGAAATTACCGATGTTGTGCGGAACCTGTGTGGATGCAacatgggtgtgggtgtggaATCCACACCGGATTTGGTCAACTCATCTTAGGTGCATTGACTACATCTATGACGAAGAAGTATAGATTGATTGggtatttggtttgattttgtaGTTTTACgtcatatatatgtgtaagaATAAAGTACGAGAATACTATGCTATTACACGAAATATCTTAGgaataaaaggtgtttataagGAATTAAATTTTGATTAGCTCTAGTTCAAAAACTTCAATTaatcaaaatatatacttcatataTGTCGGAATATACATTTATTGGCCGTATTCCTGGACCCGTATCCATACTCGGACCCATTCCCCCGAAGCCtaaaaattatgtgatgaagagtCCGACCTCTAGATCCTCACCCGTATCGGGTacccgcacccgagtccgagcaaTATAGGAAATTACAACATCACTATTACCGAAAAAGCAACAACTTTGAGATTGCTGGATTGTATTTAACCCCTACCTGATCATAATTGAGGACTTCCTCAGAGGCATGGTCAACTGCAGCAATTGTACCAACTGGTTGGCCTCGGAAGTGAACCAGCGAACGGCGGAGAGCATCCCAGGCTTCAGCAACCATTGGATGGGGCTCAAAAGAGTTACGTGCGGATGAAGCTGGGGTGTCCAACGCAGACCTGCCTGGCGAGTAAGCGCTCTCATAATTATCTAAACCTCTGGTTAGGCCTATGGATAACTCACTGAGTGACCTCTCATCAAAAGATCTCTGCCTCTCTATGTTAAGCCTTGGCTTGTCGAGAAGCTTCGAGAGATCAAAGTCATCCATATCAGAGATGGAACAGTTGGACCCAACATTTCTCAGTCCAGTACCTTCCATGCTCCCTCTTTACCCTTCAACTCACACAAGTACTCTATACGATAAACAATAGCCCGTTTAGACAATTAAACAAGGTGCACACTCATATAAAAACACAATAATGTTTATctatttgtagaaaatggatTAGCTATAAGACAACCACTTTAAATTCGAATATGAAACATATGGGaattaatatatacatatagaaacCATAGTCAAACGGTTTGAAAAAAATCACATATAAACTACTAAGATTGGAAGTTATAAGAAACCAAATCAGCAAAATACT is from Lycium ferocissimum isolate CSIRO_LF1 unplaced genomic scaffold, AGI_CSIRO_Lferr_CH_V1 ctg7286, whole genome shotgun sequence and encodes:
- the LOC132045620 gene encoding alkaline/neutral invertase CINV2, producing the protein MEGTGLRNVGSNCSISDMDDFDLSKLLDKPRLNIERQRSFDERSLSELSIGLTRGLDNYESAYSPGRSALDTPASSARNSFEPHPMVAEAWDALRRSLVHFRGQPVGTIAAVDHASEEVLNYDQVFVRDFVPSALAFLMNGEPDIVKNFLLKTLRLQGWEKRVDRFKLGEGVMPASFKVLHDPVRNTDTIMADFGESAIGRVAPVDSGFWWIILLRAYTKSTGDISLAETPECQRGMMLILSLCLSEGFDTFPTLLCADGCSMIDRRMGIYGYPIEIQALFFMALRSALAMLKNDSEGEEFIERIVKRLHALSYHMRSYFWLDFQQLNDIYRYKTEEYSHTAVNKFNVIPDSIPDWVFEFMPTRGGYFIGNVSPARMDFRWFALGNCIAILSSLATPEQASAIMDLIEARWDELVGEMPLKISYPALENHEWRLITGYDPKNTRWSYHNGGSWPVLLWLLTAACIKTGRPQIARRAIDLAESRLSKDVWPEYYDGKVGRYIGKQARKYQTWSIAGYLVAKMLLEDPSHLGMIALEEDRQMKPVIKRSASWTC